The following are encoded together in the Chaetodon trifascialis isolate fChaTrf1 chromosome 3, fChaTrf1.hap1, whole genome shotgun sequence genome:
- the trpc4apa gene encoding transient receptor potential cation channel, subfamily C, member 4 associated protein a, which produces MATLVGSESPCTGGKRRNYNSNIITKFTASKITGQGFSRGTQLPGGLLQERDKRAKWHGIPTLLQKLYESSHPNSDLSHAHSFLKVLSSQLSMEAMSFVTEDRKTAQESTFPNTYTFDLFGGVDLLVEILMRPTLTMQKKKPKMNDDLVKDCLSVLYNCCICTEGVTKSLAARDDFVLFLFTLMTNKKTFLQTATLIEDILGVKKEMIQLEGIPNLSGLVQSFDQQQLANFCRILSVTISEPDVGNDDKHTLLAKNAQQKRNASPSRAEVNQVTLLNIPGFIERLCKLATRKVSEATGANFLQELEDWYTWLDNALVLDALMQMATEEAEQSSTESSDESSLATSPLRHRLPQSMKIVHEIMYKVEVLYVLCVLLMGRQRNQVHKMLAEFRLIPGLNNLFDKLIWRKYTASNHVVHGQNENCDCSPEISFKIQFLRLLQSFSDHHENKYLLLNSQELNELSAISMKANIPEVEALVNTDRSLVCDGKKGLLTRILTVMKREPPDSSFRFWQARAVESFLRGATSYADQMFLLKRGLLEHILFCIIDSGCTSRDVLQSYFDLLGELMKFNIDAFKRFNKYVNTPEKFQTFLTQINSSLVDSNMLVRCIVLSLDRFESQTEDVKVVEVLSECCLLSYMARVENRLSFLFRLINIINVQTLTQENVSCLNTSLVILMLARRKAKLPFYLNALREKEYAEKYPGCLLNNFHNLLRFWQRHYLNKDKDSTCLENSSCIPFSYWKETVSVLLGSDRTSLCAIASYIDEPFMDLDRDLLED; this is translated from the exons ATGGCGACGCTTGTGGGGTCCGAGTCCCCCTGTACTGGAGGAAAACGAAGAAATTACAACAGCAATATCATCACAAAGTTCACAGCTAGTAAAATTACTGGCCAGGGTTTCAGTCGAGGGACGCAG CTCCCAGGAGGCCTGCTCCAGGAAAGAGATAAACGGGCCAAGTGGCATGGCATCCCTACTCTGCTGCAGAAGCTCTACGAGAGCAGCCATCCCAACAGTGACCTCTCTCATGCCCATAGCTTTCTTAAG GTATTATCATCCCAGCTCTCCATGGAGGCCATGTCTTTTgtcacagaggacaggaagaccGCTCAGGAATCCACCTTCCCCAACACATAcacctttgacctctttggTGGAGTTGAT ctaCTTGTGGAGATCTTGATGAGGCCGACGTTAACTATGCAGAAGAAAAAACCCAAAA TGAATGATGACTTGGTCAAGGACTGCCTTAGTGTTCTCTACAACTGTTGTATATGT ACGGAAGGGGTCACAAAGAGCCTGGCAGCGAGGgatgactttgttttgtttctcttcaccCTGATGACCAACAAGAAGACCTTCCTGCAGACCGCTACCCTTATTGAAGATATTCTTGGAGTCAAAAAG GAGATGATCCAGTTAGAGGGCATCCCTAACCTGTCGGGTCTGGTCCAAAGCTTTGACCAACAGCAGCTAGCCAACTTCTGCCGCATCCTGTCTGTGACCATTTCAGAGCCTGATGTAGGAAATGACGACAAGCACACCCTGTTGGCAAAAAATGCCCAGCAGAAACGCAATGCTAGCCCCTCACGGGCAGAGGTCAACCAGG TAACCCTGCTGAACATCCCTGGCTTCATTGAGAGGCTGTGTAAGCTAGCCACCAGGAAGGTGTCTGAGGCCACAGGAGCTAACttcctgcaggagctggaggactgGTACACCTGGCTGGACAACGCTCTGGTGCTGGATGCCCTCATGCAGATGGCTACTGAGGAGGCAGAGCAAAGCAGTACAG AGTCATCAGATGAGAGTTCTCTGGCCACCAGCCCCCTGAGACATCGACTACCCCAGTCCATGAAGATAGTCCATGAGATCATGTATAAAGTGGAAGTGCTCTATGTGCTATGTGTCCTTCTCATGGGCCGACAGAGGAACCAG GTCCACAAGATGCTGGCTGAGTTCCGTCTTATCCCGGGACTCAACAACCTGTTTGACAAGCTGATCTGGAGGAAATACACCGCTTCAAACCATGTGGTGCATGGCCAGAATGAGAACTGCGACTGTAGTCCA GAGATATCCTTCAAAATTCAGTTCCTGCGGCTACTTCAGAGTTTCAGTGATCACCATGA GAACAAATATCTCCTGCTGAATAGTCAGGAGCTGAATGAACTGAGTGCCATATCCATGAAGGCTAACATCCCTGAGGTGGAAGCTCTGgtcaacacagacagaagcCTTGTGTGTGATGGGAAGAAGGGTCTGCTGACACGCATCCTCACTGTCATGAAGAGGGAGCCTCCAGACTCGTCCTTCAG gTTCTGGCAGGCGAGGGCAGTGGAAAGTTTTCTCAGAGGAGCCACCTCCTATGCAGACCAAATGTTCCTCCTGAAGAGGGGACTACTAGAG CACATCCTGTTCTGCATCATAGACAGTGGCTGTACATCTCGAGATGTCCTACAGAGCTACTTCGATCTGCTTGGAGAGCTCATGAAGTTCAACATCGATGCCTTCAAAAGATTCAACAAATACGTCAACACTCCAGAGAAG TTTCAGACCTTCCTGACGCAGATCAACAGTTCTCTGGTGGACTCTAACATGCTGGTGCGCTGCATTGTCCTTTCCTTAGACCGATTTGAGAGCCAAACTGAAGATGTCAAAG TGGTGGAGGTACTTTCTGAGTGCTGCCTGCTGTCCTACATGGCCAGAGTTGAGAACAGACTGTCCTTCCTCTTCCGGCTGATCAACATTATCAACGTgcagacactcacacag GAGAACGTGAGCTGTTTAAACACCAGTTTGGTGATCTTGATGCTGGCCAGAAGAAAGGCTAAACTGCCCTTCTACCTCAACGCCCTGCGGGAGAAGGAGTATGCTGAGAAGTACCCAGGCTGCCTGCTCAACAATTTCCACAACTTACTACGCTTCTGGCAGCGCCACTACCTCAACAAGGACAAAGACAGCACCTGTCTGGAGAAC AGCTCATGTATCCCCTTCAGCTACTGGAAGGAGAcagtgtcagtgctgctgggCTCAGACAGGACTTCTCTGTGTGCCATAGCGAGCTACATTGACGAGCCCTTCATGGATCTGGACAGAGACCTGCTGGAGGATTGA
- the sla2a gene encoding src-like-adapter 2 isoform X2 codes for MGTCPIRCQSNRTILENAPETVTPAHQDSMIVSLCNYPSFGRTELCIGEQLTILSDDGDFMIVRSTTTGCESYVPTNYTAKVTHRWLFTGISRYKAMELLMQPNNLNGAFLIRESETNRDCYSLSVLKRSNPSYLDCVKHYRISHLENGWVYISPGLTFPSLHHLVEHYSETADGLCCRLTEPCFIQGFDGAREARPIPTTVRRPTINWKDISRSVILKRKRTELDNSLVSEGLREAISSYLQMTDSDNHSWDT; via the exons ATGGGGACCTGCCCCATCAGATGTCAATCCAACCGGACAATTCTAGAAAATGCACCTGAAACTGTAACACCAG CCCACCAGGACAGCATGATTGTATCCCTCTGTAACTACCCGTCCTTTGGCCGCACAGAATTGTGCATTGGGGAGCAACTCACCATCTTATCAGA TGACGGTGATTTTATGATAGTGCGATCCACAACCACAGGCTGTGAGAGCTACGTTCCCACCAATTACACCGCCAAGgtgacacacag GTGGCTGTTCACAGGCATCAGCAGGTACAAAGCAATGGAGCTGCTTATGCAGCCAAATAACCTGAATGGAGCCTTCTTGATCCGAgagtcagagacaaacagag ATTGTTACTCGCTGTCTGTCCTGAAGAGGAGCAACCCCTCATACTTGGACTGTGTGAAGCACTACCGCATCTCTCACCTCGAAAATGGCTGGGTCTACATATCTCCAGGACTCACCTTCCCCTCCCTGCATCACCTGGTGGAACACTACTCAG AGACTGCAGATGGATTGTGCTGTCGGCTGACGGAGCCTTGCTTCATCCAGGGTTTTGACGGTGCAAGAGAGGCCAGGCCAATACCCACAACTGTCAGGAGGCCTACGATCAATTGGAAGGACATTAGCAG GTCAGTAATCCtcaagagaaagagaacagaattAGACAACTCTCTGGTGAGCGAGGGGCTAAGGGAGGCCATCTCCTCCTACCTCCAAATGACCGACAGCGACAATCACAGCTGGGACACTTGA
- the sla2a gene encoding src-like-adapter 2 isoform X1, translating into MGTCPIRCQSNRTILENAPETVTPAHQDSMIVSLCNYPSFGRTELCIGEQLTILSDDGDFMIVRSTTTGCESYVPTNYTAKVTHRWLFTGISRYKAMELLMQPNNLNGAFLIRESETNRDCYSLSVLKRSNPSYLDCVKHYRISHLENGWVYISPGLTFPSLHHLVEHYSETADGLCCRLTEPCFIQGFDGAREARPIPTTVRRPTINWKDISRCGRLSAAFPLLMNATRCHSITCCEVEHEPLVASCLENCLYEAYYFQFLLKL; encoded by the exons ATGGGGACCTGCCCCATCAGATGTCAATCCAACCGGACAATTCTAGAAAATGCACCTGAAACTGTAACACCAG CCCACCAGGACAGCATGATTGTATCCCTCTGTAACTACCCGTCCTTTGGCCGCACAGAATTGTGCATTGGGGAGCAACTCACCATCTTATCAGA TGACGGTGATTTTATGATAGTGCGATCCACAACCACAGGCTGTGAGAGCTACGTTCCCACCAATTACACCGCCAAGgtgacacacag GTGGCTGTTCACAGGCATCAGCAGGTACAAAGCAATGGAGCTGCTTATGCAGCCAAATAACCTGAATGGAGCCTTCTTGATCCGAgagtcagagacaaacagag ATTGTTACTCGCTGTCTGTCCTGAAGAGGAGCAACCCCTCATACTTGGACTGTGTGAAGCACTACCGCATCTCTCACCTCGAAAATGGCTGGGTCTACATATCTCCAGGACTCACCTTCCCCTCCCTGCATCACCTGGTGGAACACTACTCAG AGACTGCAGATGGATTGTGCTGTCGGCTGACGGAGCCTTGCTTCATCCAGGGTTTTGACGGTGCAAGAGAGGCCAGGCCAATACCCACAACTGTCAGGAGGCCTACGATCAATTGGAAGGACATTAGCAGGTGTGGCAGActctctgcagcttttcctcTGCTTATGAATGCCACAAGATGTCACTCTATTACTTGTTGTGAAGTAGAGCATGAGCCCCTGGTGGCTTCCTGCTTAGAAAACTGTCTGTATGAGgcttattattttcagtttttgctgaAACTATGA